The following are encoded together in the Sparus aurata chromosome 1, fSpaAur1.1, whole genome shotgun sequence genome:
- the LOC115590502 gene encoding uncharacterized protein LOC115590502 isoform X2 — translation MDAKKKDQASSSSCLSVKSDSSKDEPPDFSNEERNLQCTKTDRMDANYKTRPTSPTPLSHLSDRSRTPPPYFVSEDKDDRNVTSVTAQFLAGGPQAKTGEHEPALPSLIENWNKEHVKDWLIFKLRISTKC, via the exons ATGGATGCCAAGAAGAAGGACCAAGCCAGTTCCTCAAGCTGTCTCTCTGTAAAGAGTGACAGCTCAAAAGACGAGCCTCCAGATTTTAGCAATGAAGAAAG GAATCTTCAGTGTACTAAGACAGACAGAATGGATGCAAACTACAAGACGAGACCTACATCACCGACTCCTCTGTCTCATCTGAGTGATAGGTCGAGGACCCCACCGCCATATTTTGTCTCTGAAGACAAAGATGACAG GAATGTAACATCAGTTACAGCACAATTCCTTGCCGGTGGACCACAGGCAAAAACA GGGGAACATGAACCTGCACTCCCATCATTGATCGAGAACTGGAACAAAGAACATGTGAAGGACTGGCTGATCTTTAAACTTCGG
- the adisspa gene encoding UPF0687 protein C20orf27 homolog, protein MATGRKGSTSKAGGVRFPDDDEPPGSPTRRDDHSNISTLKAVLEKDGSYLVKAGFLKSHHCYEIVFTVPDVPTVGKELSCLPSCSPTRRSSSLRVHRINSTMEGVKVMCEYKTHQEGVLQEEITLITRGRKDSGLKIRLQARVIDPHHGTPMLLEGVRCLGAQKDAHTKHSSDRKRI, encoded by the exons atggcaacaggaAGAAAAG GGTCCACCTCCAAGGCAGGTGGGGTGCGTTTCCCTGACGATGATGAGCCCCCTGGCTCTCCAACGCGGAGAGACGACCATTCAAACATCTCTACTCTCAAAGCTGTCCTCGAAAAAGATGGCAGCTACTTggtcaag GCTGGTTTCCTGAAGAGCCACCACTGTTATGAAATTGTCTTCACTGTCCCTGATGTCCCCACAGTAGGCAAAGAACTTTCCTGTCTTCCTTCCTGTTCTCCAACCAGGAGGTCCTCCAGCCTCCGGGTCCATCGTATTAACTCCACAATGGAAG GAGTAAAAGTAATGTGTGAGTACAAGACTCACCAGGAGGGGGTGCTACAGGAGGAGATCACTCTGATAACCAGAGGTAGGAAGGACAGTGGTCTCAAGATCAGACTCCAGGCAAGGGTCATTG ACCCACATCACGGGACGCCCATGCTGCTTGAAGGGGTGAGATGCCTGGGTGCTCAGAAAGATGCCCACACAAAGCACAGCAGCGACCGTAAGAGGATATGA
- the LOC115595766 gene encoding GTPase IMAP family member 4-like, protein MLYTLTSATVSTLQSDPNMNSNFYNPNMPGNSYNPNMESNLGYSRTNNVELRMVMVGKTGIGKSATGNTILGRQCFESKFSAASMTVDCSKGKATVDGQQVAVIDTPGLFDTRFGQDKTAKDICQCISYAAPGPHVFLVVIRLGRYTDEEKQTVQRIQEIFGQAADRYSMVLFTGGDLLDGTTIEEFLNESPDLQQLVSRCNGQYHVFNNKIKDRSQVSELLQKIRNTVQRNGGSHYTNEMFQEAERAIEEEKQRILKEKEEQIRREREELERKLQEKYAKEMNKIQEQLVAEREREKKEREEERKREKEEMSEERRREKEEREAERMREREEKERQMTDMMNRIQEQHERELKEERTKLQSRYDGEAREEAEEFNPLYPLVKAGELAVDAGRKVVAGVKQLGRAIGSLFKF, encoded by the exons atgCTGTACACTCTCACTTCAGCTACTGTGTCTACTCTGCAGTCAGACCCAAACATGAACAGCAACTTTTACAACCCGAATATGCCCGGCAACTCCTACAACCCGAATATGGAAAGCAACTTAG GATATAGCCGCACAAATAATGTGGAGCTGAGGATGGTGATGGTAGGGAAGACAGGAATTGGGAAGAGTGCCACCGGAAACACCATTCTGGGACGACAGTGCTTTGAATCCAAGTTCAGTGCAGCGTCTATGACTGTGGACTGTTCTAAGGGCAAAGCTACGGTGGATGGTCAACAGGTTGCTGTGATCGACACTCCGGGCCTGTTTGACACCAGATTTGGCCAGGACAAAACAGCTAAAGATATATGCCAGTGCATCTCTTATGCTGCGCCTGGACCCCATGTATTCTTGGTAGTCATCAGGCTGGGCAGATatactgatgaagaaaagcaaacaGTGCAAAGGATTCAAGAAATCTTTGGCCAGGCAGCAGACAGATACAGCATGGTTCTCTTTACTGGTGGGGACCTTCTGGATGGCACCACTATCGAGGAGTTCTTGAATGAAAGCCCAGACCTGCAGCAACTTGTGTCCAGATGTAACGGCCAGTACCATGTCTTCAATAATAAGATAAAGGATCGCTCTCAGGTCAGTGAACTGCTCCAAAAGATCAGAAATACAGTCCAGAGGAACGGAGGAAGCCACTACACCAACGAGATGTTCCAAGAGGCTGAGAGGGCAATCGAAGAGGAGAAACAACGCAtcctgaaagagaaagaagaacagatacggagagaaagagaggagctggagaggaaactTCAGGAGAAATATGCAAAGGAAATGAACAAAATTCAAGAACAACTtgtggctgagagagagagggagaagaaggagagagaggaggagaggaagagggagaaggaggagatgagtgaggagagaagaagggagaaggaagagagagaagcagaaagaatgagagagagagaggagaaagaaaggcaGATGACAGACATGATGAATAGAATACAAGAACAGCATGAGAGAGAActgaaagaagaaagaacaaaaTTACAGTCCAGGTATGATGGTGAGGCCAGAGAGGAAGCTGAGGAGTTTAATCCATTGTATCCTCTAGTAAAAGCTGGTGAACTCGCAGTTGACGCTGGAAGAAAAGTAGTTGCAGGAGTTAAACAACTGGGAAGGGCAATTGGGAGCTTGTTCAAATTTTGA